The following are from one region of the Euwallacea similis isolate ESF13 chromosome 31, ESF131.1, whole genome shotgun sequence genome:
- the LOC136417985 gene encoding outer dynein arm-docking complex subunit 3-like: MNEEDAVKLNELNKKILEIKRKIQLSEGQRRALFEDCEAERKSNVDEILSLKKEVSKLVIVLHESVSHVAKNRLQNSRLEEILGPLSDKVTCNEAKEILDLQIIDLCKKLDLLRYKIRKRRNYIVQLGEEYEKLVSKQEKKELEVKVDKPVSKSSQELQNNIHAVEVQIREAVHIKNKYNDIRRSLKDDSAKFESRIKSLEDELQQQSSDIYNLQKILEEAMRRKGRARGNLLKEEKLASSGANERELAATEGRRLVNERKSELEKLERRLFITGKLSVRPEPEGAEADVEDDSKSPTPPHPVENKAQELEFLKRATGGTTTQEVLERFQGQKETEKRLNELRDQLETEKKNIEKNMETLRLKLEGYKYSESREAEKKSGEMERLQSEISVQKLKSQSCKKEKSSIEKALASVLSSLHGLRLLANPQASVEQNAENMRKLIVEDIKAIVEKYERCRIIEKTEEGDEGQEAEEVTIIDETLPTPYSGLIRRAPQPQTMTSPGHQITTAGSDEEEEVPSRSFLKRQAQLVIDAKSRRRNLRIQLPKRN; the protein is encoded by the exons atgAACGAAGAAGATGCTGTGAAGTTAAATGAacttaacaagaaaatattggaaataaaacgaaaaattcaACTTTCAG AGGGACAAAGAAGAGCTCTTTTTGAAGATTGCGAGGCAGAACGAAAGTCTAACGTGGATGAAATACTCTCTCTGAAGAAAGAAGTATCTAAGTTAGTTATAGTTCTTCACGAGAGTGTTAGCCATGTGGCTAAAAACCGATTACAAAACAG TCGGCTAGAAGAGATACTCGGACCTTTGTCAGATAAAGTAACTTGCAACGAGGCAAAAGAAATACTAGATCTGCAAATTATTGACCTATGCAAGAAACTGGATTTGCTTAGATATAAAATTCGCAAG AGACGGAATTACATAGTACAGTTGGGAGAAGAGTATGAGAAATTAGTTAGCAAACAAGAGAAAAAAGAATTGGAGGTGAAAGTGGACAAACCTGTCAGCAAA TCATCTCAGGAACTCCAAAACAATATTCACGCAGTGGAAGTGCAAATTAGGGAAGCAGTtcacattaaaaacaaatacaacGATATCCGAAGATCATTGAAAGATGACTCTGCGAAATTCGAGAGCAGAATTAAATCTCTGGAAGATGAACTACAGCAGCAAAGCTCAGATATCTACAATCTTCAGAAG ATTTTGGAGGAAGCCATGAGACGCAAGGGGAGAGCAAGAGGAAACCTCTTGAAGGAAGAAAAGCTGGCGTCTTCTGGGGCGAATGAAAGAGAACTAGCGGCCACTGAAGGCCGTCGTCTTGTCAATGAACGAAAG AGCGAACTAGAGAAATTGGAAAGACGCCTGTTTATAACCGGCAAACTCTCTGTGAGACCAGAGCCAGAAGGTGCGGAAGCAGATGTTGAGGATGATAGTAAATCGCCAACACCACCACATCCTGTGGAAAATAAAGCTCAAGAGCTTGAATTCTTGAAAAGGGCCACag GAGGAACGACTACCCAAGAGGTTCTCGAACGCTTTCAGGGTCAAAAGGAGACAGAGAAGCGCTTGAACGAATTGAGGGATCAATTGGAAACCGAGAAAAAGAACATTGAGAAGAATATGGAAACGTTGAGATTAAAACTCGAGGGGTATAAATACTCAGAGTCTAGAGAAGCGGAAAA GAAATCCGGTGAAATGGAAAGACTCCAGTCGGAAATATCGGTGCAGAAGCTTAAGTCTCAATCgtgcaaaaaagaaaaaagttctatCGAGAAGGCTCTAGCTAGTGTATTAAGTAGTTTACATGGCTTAAGACTTTTAGCGAATCCCCAGGCATCTGTAGAACAGAATGCCGAAAATATGCGGAAACTTATTGTAGAAGACATTAAGGCGATAGTTGAGAAATATGAAAGGTGtagaataattgaaaaaacagaAGAAGGAGACGAGGGACAAGAAGCG gaAGAAGTTACAATTATAGACGAGACTTTGCCAACACCTTATAGTGGCCTCATTAGACGAGCCCCTCAACCTCAAACCATGACATCACCAGGTCATCAAATAACTACAGCAG GTTCAGATGAAGAGGAAGAAGTTCCCTCCAGAAGCTTCTTAAAGCGGCAGGCTCAGTTAGTCATCGATGCAAAAtctagaagaagaaatttgagAATTCAGCTGcctaaaagaaattaa